One stretch of Desulfocurvus vexinensis DSM 17965 DNA includes these proteins:
- a CDS encoding prepilin-type N-terminal cleavage/methylation domain-containing protein — translation MQTTSNTLKRQGFTLVEIIAVLVILGILAAVAVPKYIDLQKEAGNKAVDAVIAELNGRENIVWGKVKLSTAGWTADTSVTGHTDYGTGVGTDFVWTTAASASGGAIKHKSMADADTVTLTRTASTTDAPGRWSR, via the coding sequence ATGCAGACCACTTCCAACACCCTGAAACGCCAGGGCTTCACCCTCGTCGAAATCATCGCCGTGCTGGTGATCCTGGGCATCCTGGCCGCCGTGGCCGTGCCCAAGTACATCGACCTGCAGAAAGAGGCCGGCAACAAGGCCGTTGACGCCGTCATCGCCGAGCTGAACGGTCGCGAGAACATCGTCTGGGGCAAGGTCAAGCTCTCCACCGCCGGGTGGACCGCCGACACCTCCGTCACCGGCCACACGGACTACGGCACCGGCGTGGGCACCGACTTCGTGTGGACCACCGCCGCCTCCGCCTCCGGCGGCGCCATCAAGCACAAGAGCATGGCCGACGCCGACACCGTGACTCTGACCCGGACGGCCTCGACCACCGACGCGCCCGGACGCTGGAGCCGCTAG
- a CDS encoding secretin N-terminal domain-containing protein, with protein sequence MRKTETIFGRPRGAGLLALALLLALALGGCTGKGKPKDDPFFEKWRAMAEQSQGHTPSRQPLDMDAEQEQAPQAQPERELPDVVVGSLDMRNANIVAVLRALGRIAGQSIMVSPKVEGLINVSVKDVPWSQVFRGIVRTHGLTYEWEGDILRVMTVADMEEAVRLDELRNRQALGSATVKVRYADAARLRETLAALLTKDADGKPRGSVELVEHTNSLVINAVPGDLRKMTRLIGETDKPGRQIRIKAFIVETTGETARSLGVMWGGAYKRASVGGNGDSLWVSPGGTGGTGDPVSGANTGTTGYTPVVGGTTGLSNQGAFSNMLPDLGESGRGGSLALMFGTLGGNILEAQLAALQEDNKLNILSSPSITTLDNQTAVTENGEEVPFITLDEAGNAEVEWKEALMRLEITPHLIDAAHMRLNILVNKDEVDFTRSVSGNPLIIKKKTETTLISRDGETIVISGLTRKRLSSEDAGIPGLQDVPGLGHLFKSSSKSNTLEEVLIFITPTVLGEWQPGFRQKTLEEIEQELEEKRAREAEEDARG encoded by the coding sequence ATGCGAAAAACTGAGACCATTTTCGGAAGGCCCCGGGGCGCCGGGCTCCTGGCGCTGGCGCTGCTGCTGGCCCTGGCCCTTGGCGGCTGCACGGGCAAGGGCAAGCCCAAGGACGATCCCTTCTTCGAGAAATGGCGCGCCATGGCCGAGCAGTCGCAGGGGCACACGCCCTCGCGCCAGCCCCTGGACATGGACGCCGAGCAGGAGCAGGCCCCGCAGGCCCAGCCCGAGCGCGAACTGCCCGACGTGGTCGTCGGCAGCCTGGACATGCGCAACGCCAATATCGTGGCCGTGCTGCGGGCCCTGGGGCGCATCGCCGGGCAGAGCATCATGGTCAGCCCCAAGGTCGAGGGGCTGATCAACGTCAGCGTCAAGGACGTGCCCTGGAGCCAGGTCTTCCGGGGCATCGTGCGCACCCACGGCCTGACCTACGAGTGGGAGGGCGACATCCTGCGCGTGATGACCGTGGCGGACATGGAAGAGGCCGTGCGCCTGGACGAACTGCGCAACCGCCAGGCCCTGGGCTCGGCCACGGTCAAGGTCCGCTACGCCGACGCCGCCCGGCTGCGCGAAACCCTGGCCGCGCTGCTGACCAAGGACGCCGACGGCAAACCCCGGGGCTCGGTGGAACTGGTGGAGCACACCAACTCCCTGGTCATCAACGCCGTGCCCGGCGACCTGCGCAAGATGACCCGGCTCATCGGGGAGACCGACAAGCCCGGCAGGCAGATCCGCATCAAGGCCTTCATCGTGGAGACCACGGGCGAGACCGCGCGCAGCCTGGGCGTGATGTGGGGCGGCGCGTACAAGCGCGCCTCGGTGGGCGGCAACGGCGACTCGCTGTGGGTCTCCCCGGGCGGCACCGGCGGCACCGGCGACCCCGTCTCCGGCGCCAACACCGGCACCACCGGCTACACTCCGGTGGTCGGCGGCACCACGGGCCTGTCCAACCAGGGCGCCTTCTCCAACATGCTGCCCGACCTGGGCGAGAGCGGGCGCGGCGGCTCCCTGGCGCTGATGTTCGGCACCCTGGGCGGCAATATCCTCGAAGCCCAGCTGGCGGCCCTGCAAGAGGACAACAAGCTCAACATCCTTTCCAGCCCGTCCATCACCACCCTGGACAACCAGACCGCCGTCACCGAGAACGGCGAGGAAGTGCCCTTCATCACCCTGGATGAGGCCGGCAACGCCGAGGTGGAGTGGAAGGAAGCGCTGATGCGCCTGGAGATCACCCCGCACCTTATCGACGCCGCGCACATGCGCCTGAACATCCTGGTCAACAAGGACGAGGTGGACTTCACGCGCAGCGTGTCGGGCAACCCGCTGATCATCAAGAAGAAGACCGAAACGACCCTCATCTCGCGCGACGGCGAGACCATCGTCATCTCCGGACTGACGCGCAAGCGCCTGTCGTCGGAGGACGCGGGCATCCCCGGCCTGCAGGACGTGCCCGGCCTGGGCCACCTGTTCAAGTCGTCGAGCAAGAGCAACACCCTGGAAGAGGTGCTCATCTTCATTACGCCCACGGTGCTGGGCGAGTGGCAGCCCGGCTTCCGCCAGAAGACCCTGGAGGAGATCGAGCAGGAGCTGGAGGAAAAGCGCGCGCGGGAAGCCGAGGAGGACGCCCGGGGCTAG
- a CDS encoding type II secretion system F family protein: MPNYKYKAMSETGAPVSGVVAAADEAQAMQLLAARGLIPQSVRAGGSDAAEGGGGGLALLQTVKPQELILFTKQVRTMVHAGISIVNVFRIMEQQAENPLMRRTVSAVVQDLKQGATLYDAFSRHPKVFNELYCAMLRAGEISGNLVNVFDRLIYLIDHEYKVRKQIVSALTYPTIVLVMLFGAFLFLLTFVVPKFAMLFESANIDLPLPTEICIAMYKGLVAYWPLMLLTVVGVVGATSLYVRTPPGRLHKDRLLLALPLVGPVFQKGAMSRFASIFGLLQSSGVSVLASLDIISRTIGNAAVSRVFDGLGEKLREGRGISAPLRGSDYFPPMVVNMIAVGEESGNLEEMLSEVAAHYDYEVEYQVGRMAEMIGPLLMVALSAVVGFFALAIFMPMWDLTKMAH; the protein is encoded by the coding sequence ATGCCCAACTACAAATACAAGGCCATGAGCGAAACCGGCGCCCCCGTGAGCGGGGTCGTGGCGGCGGCGGACGAGGCCCAGGCCATGCAGCTGCTGGCCGCCAGGGGGCTCATCCCCCAGTCCGTGCGCGCGGGCGGGTCCGACGCCGCCGAGGGCGGCGGGGGCGGTCTTGCGCTGTTGCAGACGGTCAAGCCCCAGGAGTTGATCCTGTTCACCAAGCAGGTCAGGACCATGGTCCATGCGGGCATTTCCATCGTCAACGTCTTCCGCATCATGGAGCAGCAGGCCGAGAACCCGCTCATGCGCCGCACCGTGAGCGCCGTGGTCCAGGACCTCAAGCAGGGCGCGACGCTCTACGACGCGTTTTCGCGCCACCCCAAGGTGTTCAACGAGCTGTACTGCGCCATGCTGCGCGCGGGCGAGATCAGCGGCAACCTGGTCAACGTCTTCGACCGGCTGATCTACCTCATCGACCACGAGTACAAGGTCCGCAAGCAGATCGTCTCGGCCCTGACCTATCCGACCATCGTGCTGGTCATGCTCTTCGGGGCCTTCCTGTTCCTGCTGACCTTCGTGGTGCCCAAGTTCGCCATGCTTTTCGAGTCGGCCAACATCGACCTGCCCCTGCCCACGGAAATCTGCATCGCCATGTACAAGGGGCTGGTGGCCTACTGGCCGCTGATGCTGCTCACGGTGGTGGGCGTGGTCGGCGCCACGTCGCTGTATGTGCGCACGCCCCCCGGGCGGCTGCACAAGGACCGGCTGCTCCTGGCCCTGCCCCTGGTGGGCCCGGTGTTCCAGAAGGGCGCCATGTCGCGCTTCGCCAGCATCTTCGGGCTGCTGCAATCCAGCGGCGTGTCCGTGCTGGCGTCCCTGGACATCATTTCGCGGACCATCGGCAACGCGGCGGTTTCGCGCGTGTTCGACGGGCTGGGCGAGAAGCTGCGCGAGGGCCGGGGCATCTCGGCGCCGCTGCGCGGCAGCGACTATTTCCCGCCCATGGTGGTCAACATGATCGCCGTGGGCGAGGAGTCGGGCAACCTGGAGGAGATGCTCTCCGAGGTGGCGGCCCACTACGACTACGAGGTCGAATACCAGGTGGGCCGCATGGCCGAGATGATCGGCCCGCTGCTCATGGTCGCCCTGTCGGCGGTGGTCGGCTTTTTCGCGCTGGCCATTTTCATGCCCATGTGGGATTTGACCAAGATGGCGCACTAG
- a CDS encoding type II secretion system protein: MARPQAGPRDRRAPGFTLVEIMAVLVLLGILTAVLLPRFGTLQEDAALRALDAAVAELNTRETMAWGGLRIDNAVPASDAAMDAAVLARVDTALGDHYAWTSGPGSSGGTLEFQHVSAPLARSAATLAEPAAWSR; encoded by the coding sequence GTGGCCCGGCCCCAGGCCGGGCCACGGGACCGTCGCGCCCCGGGCTTCACCCTGGTGGAGATCATGGCCGTGCTCGTGCTGCTGGGCATCCTCACCGCCGTGCTCCTGCCCCGCTTCGGTACGCTCCAGGAGGACGCCGCCCTGCGCGCCCTGGACGCCGCCGTGGCCGAGCTGAACACCCGCGAGACCATGGCCTGGGGCGGGTTGCGCATCGACAACGCCGTGCCCGCCAGCGACGCCGCCATGGACGCGGCGGTCCTGGCGCGGGTGGATACGGCCCTGGGCGACCACTACGCCTGGACCTCCGGCCCGGGCTCCTCGGGCGGGACCCTGGAGTTCCAGCACGTTTCCGCCCCCCTGGCCCGCAGCGCCGCCACCCTGGCCGAACCCGCCGCCTGGAGCCGCTAG
- a CDS encoding GspE/PulE family protein yields MQAIRKKKLGEMLVEAGLLGQEELSRILAEQRGSGMRLGEYLVNRAILKEAQIIDLVSRQLAIDTYSSEKYSYDVYLESVLPAELAQRHRIVPVARKGRLLTVATPDPMDIAALDAVEIHTGLEVEPVICTEKDFEALTYALYGIANDLGGVMDGMEDLSAAGEATTEEMEQGPDVAVASLQDMAEEAPVVRLVNSILTQAVREGASDVHISPEKDHVQLRFRVDGRLREVPAPPRNYFLPIVSRLKILANMDIAVAMVPQDGRFTFNVEGREVHVRASTLPTIHGENMILRLLMRTGAALGLDDLGMPEAERAKIEAAIVKPYGMILTTGPTGSGKSTTLYAVLRKLNTPDINIVTLEDPVEYRVPKIRQVQLNRKAGMTFASGLRSILRQDPDVIMVGEIRDQETARIAVQAAMTGHRLLSTLHTNDAAGAVTRLIEMGVEPFLVASTLLVSIAQRLVRRVCPHCREVDGSRPAGLALLGLPEDGTYYRAVGCRLCGGTGYSGRVGLYEILEIDSATQGLILARAAAPEIARAAMDAGRLRLLRDDAAHKVAQGLTTVEEALTAVLV; encoded by the coding sequence ATGCAGGCGATACGGAAGAAGAAGCTCGGCGAGATGCTGGTGGAGGCGGGCCTGCTGGGCCAGGAGGAGCTGTCGCGCATCCTGGCCGAGCAGCGCGGCAGCGGCATGCGCCTGGGCGAATACCTGGTCAACCGGGCCATCCTCAAGGAGGCCCAGATCATCGATCTGGTCAGCCGCCAGCTGGCCATCGACACCTACAGCTCCGAGAAATATTCCTACGACGTGTACCTGGAGTCGGTGCTGCCCGCCGAGCTGGCCCAGCGCCACCGCATCGTGCCCGTGGCGCGCAAGGGCCGCCTGCTCACCGTGGCCACCCCCGACCCCATGGACATCGCCGCCCTGGACGCCGTGGAGATCCACACCGGGCTGGAAGTGGAGCCGGTGATCTGCACCGAGAAGGACTTCGAGGCCCTGACCTACGCCCTCTACGGCATCGCCAACGACCTGGGCGGCGTCATGGACGGCATGGAGGACCTCTCCGCCGCGGGCGAGGCCACCACCGAGGAGATGGAGCAGGGCCCCGACGTGGCCGTGGCCTCGCTCCAGGACATGGCCGAGGAGGCCCCGGTGGTCCGGCTGGTCAACTCCATCCTGACCCAGGCCGTGCGCGAGGGCGCCTCGGACGTGCACATCAGCCCCGAGAAGGACCACGTGCAGCTGCGCTTTCGCGTGGACGGGCGGCTGCGCGAGGTGCCCGCCCCGCCGCGCAACTATTTTCTGCCCATCGTCTCGCGGCTGAAGATCCTGGCCAACATGGACATCGCCGTGGCCATGGTGCCCCAGGACGGACGCTTCACCTTCAACGTCGAGGGCCGCGAGGTCCACGTGCGCGCCTCGACCCTGCCGACCATCCACGGCGAGAACATGATCCTGCGCCTGCTCATGCGCACGGGCGCGGCCCTGGGCCTGGACGACCTGGGCATGCCCGAGGCCGAGCGGGCCAAGATCGAGGCGGCCATCGTCAAGCCCTACGGCATGATCCTGACCACCGGGCCCACGGGCAGCGGCAAGAGCACCACGCTCTACGCCGTGCTGCGCAAGCTCAACACGCCCGACATCAACATCGTGACCCTGGAGGACCCGGTGGAATACCGGGTGCCCAAGATCCGCCAGGTGCAGCTCAACCGCAAGGCGGGCATGACCTTCGCCAGCGGCCTGCGCTCCATCCTGCGCCAGGACCCCGACGTGATCATGGTCGGCGAAATCCGCGACCAGGAAACCGCGCGCATCGCCGTGCAGGCGGCCATGACCGGCCACCGCCTGCTCTCCACCCTGCACACCAACGACGCGGCGGGCGCGGTGACGCGGCTCATCGAGATGGGCGTGGAGCCGTTCCTGGTGGCCTCCACGCTTTTGGTGTCCATCGCCCAGCGCCTGGTGCGCCGGGTCTGCCCGCATTGCCGCGAGGTGGACGGCAGCCGCCCGGCGGGCCTGGCCCTGCTGGGCCTGCCCGAGGACGGCACCTACTACCGCGCCGTGGGCTGCCGCCTGTGCGGCGGCACGGGCTACAGCGGGCGGGTGGGGCTCTACGAGATTCTGGAGATCGACTCCGCCACCCAGGGCCTGATCCTGGCGCGGGCCGCCGCCCCCGAGATCGCCCGGGCGGCCATGGACGCGGGCAGGCTGCGCCTGTTGCGCGACGACGCGGCCCACAAGGTCGCCCAGGGCCTGACCACGGTGGAAGAAGCGCTCACGGCGGTGCTGGTCTAG
- a CDS encoding type II secretion system protein — MTPAAPCPRRARRGFTLVELIVVFVVGALLATLVTTMAQQHMPHFGNETAIQVDRQYDLLREIERLQAAYRQQLEAGTLNLNTLLSGWAPESGAVTLAVEAHTVSDTGGTFTFSTPLRKVRFTCGDYVMYAYFAQ; from the coding sequence ATGACGCCCGCCGCCCCTTGCCCCCGCCGCGCCCGGCGCGGCTTCACCCTGGTCGAGCTCATCGTGGTCTTCGTGGTCGGGGCCCTGCTGGCGACCCTGGTGACGACCATGGCCCAGCAGCACATGCCCCACTTCGGCAACGAGACAGCCATCCAGGTGGACCGCCAGTACGACCTGCTGCGCGAGATCGAGCGGCTCCAGGCCGCCTACCGCCAGCAGCTCGAGGCCGGAACCCTGAACCTGAACACCCTGCTCTCGGGCTGGGCGCCGGAGAGCGGCGCCGTGACCCTGGCCGTGGAAGCGCACACCGTGTCGGACACCGGGGGCACGTTCACCTTCTCCACGCCGCTGCGCAAGGTGCGCTTCACCTGCGGCGACTACGTGATGTATGCCTATTTCGCCCAGTAG
- a CDS encoding prepilin-type N-terminal cleavage/methylation domain-containing protein, with protein sequence MPASRPLRRARAAFAPAFTMVEVIAVLLLLGILAAVAASSMNDGDDRTLPYEFSVLKTHIRFAQAQAMGLNTPYGIRCQDGAYWLFTGTATGTSVRLPGQEADTVTLASSVAPAAFTLAFNGRGQAFSSAVYTDAGRLAADFAVTLTHEGQSQSFTVTAHTGYIP encoded by the coding sequence GTGCCTGCCTCGCGCCCCCTGCGCCGCGCGCGCGCCGCCTTCGCCCCGGCCTTCACCATGGTCGAGGTCATCGCCGTGCTGCTGCTGCTGGGCATCCTGGCCGCCGTGGCGGCGAGCAGCATGAACGACGGCGACGACCGCACGCTGCCCTACGAATTTTCCGTGCTCAAGACGCATATCCGCTTCGCCCAGGCCCAGGCCATGGGCCTGAACACGCCCTACGGCATCCGCTGCCAGGACGGGGCCTACTGGCTGTTCACCGGCACGGCGACGGGCACGTCCGTGCGCCTGCCCGGCCAGGAGGCCGACACCGTGACCCTGGCCAGCAGCGTGGCCCCGGCGGCCTTCACCCTGGCCTTCAACGGCCGGGGGCAGGCCTTTTCCTCCGCCGTGTACACCGACGCGGGCCGCCTTGCGGCCGACTTCGCCGTGACCCTGACCCACGAGGGCCAGAGCCAGTCCTTCACCGTCACCGCGCACACGGGGTACATCCCATGA
- a CDS encoding AAA family ATPase, with the protein MRYYEIFDLRGEPFSNSPDPDFFHESRGHRAVLHGLEIALRLRRGLNVVLGEVGTGKTTLCRRLLRELAADPGVQTHLLLDPACGSTAEFLGVLRAMLCGAPPAPGDSPWRVKEDIKDALFRKGVDQGLTVVLVVDEAQKLDPGALEALRELLNYETNDSKLLQIVLLAQEEFQAALDAAPNLADRVNALFRLGPLSLGETRALVRHRLRCAGAAPGAPELFTPGGYLALRLASGGFPRRIIRLGHKALLALIVQDRRRATWRLVRAVAREERPAARRAAPALAAGALAVALAVAGAVAWLPGLGLRAATPGVQAAVALALPQAGAAQAGAAPAPFTAPEAEAAPAPQAPAPLSAPAAAPAPAPGPLLGQVRLGPGESLSHVVHGVYGRYSPALLERVLAVNPALADPGALPEGQSVELPLLGGAGPRFWVQLEQHPTLDAAWAARRGARALGLDARVLPWRGDDGALRFAVTLGGPWATREEAQAARQAAGSGALLAVGHGLAMLSPR; encoded by the coding sequence ATGCGCTACTACGAGATATTCGACCTGCGCGGGGAGCCGTTCTCCAACTCGCCGGACCCGGACTTCTTCCACGAGTCGCGCGGGCACCGGGCGGTGCTGCACGGCCTGGAGATCGCCCTGCGCCTGCGCCGGGGGCTCAACGTGGTCCTGGGCGAGGTGGGCACGGGCAAGACGACCCTGTGCCGCAGGCTGCTGCGCGAGCTGGCCGCCGACCCGGGGGTGCAGACGCACCTGCTGCTCGACCCCGCCTGCGGGAGCACCGCCGAGTTCCTGGGCGTGCTGCGGGCCATGCTCTGCGGCGCGCCCCCGGCCCCGGGCGACTCGCCCTGGCGCGTGAAGGAAGACATCAAGGACGCCCTGTTCCGCAAGGGTGTGGACCAGGGGCTGACGGTGGTGCTGGTGGTGGACGAGGCCCAGAAGCTCGACCCCGGGGCCCTGGAAGCCCTGCGCGAACTGCTGAACTACGAGACCAACGACAGCAAGCTGTTGCAGATCGTGCTGCTGGCCCAGGAGGAATTCCAGGCCGCCCTGGACGCGGCGCCCAATCTGGCCGACCGCGTCAACGCCCTGTTCCGCCTGGGGCCCCTGAGCCTGGGCGAGACGCGGGCCCTGGTGCGCCATCGGCTGCGCTGCGCCGGGGCCGCGCCCGGGGCGCCCGAGCTGTTCACCCCCGGGGGCTATCTGGCCCTGCGGCTGGCCTCGGGCGGGTTCCCGCGCCGGATCATCCGCCTGGGGCACAAGGCGCTTTTGGCGCTCATCGTGCAGGACCGCAGGCGGGCCACCTGGCGCCTGGTGCGCGCCGTGGCGCGCGAGGAGCGGCCTGCGGCCCGGCGCGCGGCTCCGGCCCTGGCGGCGGGGGCGCTTGCGGTGGCCCTGGCCGTGGCGGGCGCTGTGGCGTGGCTGCCGGGGCTGGGCCTGCGGGCGGCGACGCCCGGCGTCCAGGCTGCCGTGGCCCTCGCGCTGCCCCAGGCCGGGGCGGCCCAGGCTGGCGCCGCGCCCGCGCCTTTTACCGCGCCCGAGGCCGAAGCGGCCCCCGCGCCCCAGGCCCCCGCGCCCCTTTCCGCGCCCGCTGCCGCCCCCGCGCCTGCGCCCGGCCCGCTGCTGGGGCAGGTCCGCCTGGGGCCCGGCGAGAGCCTGTCGCACGTGGTGCACGGGGTCTACGGACGCTACAGCCCGGCCCTGCTGGAGCGGGTGCTGGCGGTCAACCCCGCCCTGGCGGACCCCGGGGCCTTGCCCGAGGGCCAGAGCGTGGAACTGCCGCTGCTGGGCGGGGCCGGGCCGCGCTTCTGGGTGCAGCTGGAGCAGCACCCGACCCTGGACGCGGCCTGGGCCGCGCGGCGCGGCGCGCGCGCCCTGGGGCTGGACGCCCGGGTGCTGCCCTGGCGCGGCGACGACGGCGCCCTGCGCTTCGCCGTGACCCTGGGCGGCCCCTGGGCCACGCGCGAGGAGGCCCAGGCGGCCCGGCAGGCCGCCGGGAGCGGCGCCCTGCTGGCCGTGGGCCACGGGCTGGCCATGCTTTCCCCGCGCTAG
- a CDS encoding prepilin-type N-terminal cleavage/methylation domain-containing protein, whose protein sequence is MPISPSRPALRPRPGFTLVELILAMTILAFVGVMFVSALTYSATSWIAAAESVELAQKGRLALTRLFVELQELRGMDPALRAGNDADNLFFLDTDGQPLALRRVGSTIVLGGRVLLDGVATGGSMLTYHRADGSAWNPTSGALRDLYEIRIRVALASQYLNAERAFTTTVNPLFTGAARAPRLQ, encoded by the coding sequence ATGCCTATTTCGCCCAGTAGACCCGCCCTGCGCCCGCGCCCGGGCTTCACCCTGGTCGAGCTGATCCTGGCCATGACCATCCTGGCCTTCGTGGGCGTGATGTTCGTCTCGGCGCTGACCTATTCGGCCACGAGCTGGATTGCCGCCGCCGAGTCCGTGGAGCTGGCCCAGAAGGGCCGCCTGGCGCTCACGCGCCTGTTCGTCGAGTTGCAGGAACTGCGCGGCATGGACCCGGCCCTGCGCGCGGGCAACGACGCCGACAACCTCTTTTTCCTGGATACCGACGGCCAGCCCCTGGCCCTGCGCCGCGTGGGCAGCACCATCGTGCTCGGCGGGCGGGTGCTGCTGGACGGCGTGGCCACCGGCGGGAGCATGCTGACCTACCACCGCGCCGACGGCAGCGCCTGGAACCCCACCAGCGGCGCACTGCGCGACCTGTACGAGATTCGCATCCGCGTGGCCCTGGCCTCGCAGTACCTGAACGCCGAGCGGGCCTTCACCACCACCGTCAACCCGTTGTTCACCGGCGCGGCCCGCGCGCCGAGGCTGCAATGA